In Cryptococcus neoformans var. neoformans JEC21 chromosome 5 sequence, one genomic interval encodes:
- a CDS encoding rRNA primary transcript binding protein, putative, translating into MLRRQTRERREYIFKKSQESQERAIYERKQKIKDLLAQGKPLPTELRNEVRELGGKDLVLDEAQQDPRSHIDDEYAKVGTYDPKIVITTSRSPSSRLLQFSKELRLVFPNSYRLNRGNTVVKDLVSACNAQGVTDLVVVHEHRGVPDALIVSHLPHGPTLSMTLHNVTLRHDVSSNSSTVSEQYPHLIFDGFSTKLGERVTGILKALFPVPKDDAKRVMTFKNENDFISFRHHVFANTGHKDVQLAEVGPRFEAKPFEIRQGTVDQTEADVEWLLRPYLRTAKKRNQF; encoded by the exons ATG CTCCGACGACAAAccagagagaggagagaataTATCTTCAAGAAATCCCAAGAGTCTCAGGAGAGAGCGATCTACGAACGGAAACAGAAGATCAAAGACTTGTTGGCTCAGGGGAAACCTCTCCCTACAGAATTGCGGAATGAGGTGAGAGAGCTTGGAGGGAAGGATTTAGTGCTTGATGAAGCTCAGCAAG ATCCTCGATCTCACATCGACGACGAATATGCTAAAGTCGGCACGTACGACCCTAAAATTGTCATTACAACCTCTCgttccccctcttctcgtcttcttcagttcTCCAAA GAACTCCGACTGGTTTTCCCCAACTCCTACCGTCTCAACAGAGGTAACACCGTCGTCAAAGACCTCGTCTCCGCATGTAATGCTCAAGGTGTAACAGacctcgtcgtcgtccaTGAACATCGTGGTGTCCCCGACGCTCTCATTGtctcccatctcccccaTGGTCCTACTCTCTCCATGACGCTTCACAACGTTACCCTTCGACATGATGTCAGCTCCAACTCAAGTACAGTGTCAGAGCAGTACCCTCATCTGATCTTTGATGGCTTCTCTACAAAGTTAGGTGAAAGAGTGACCGGGATCTTGAAGGCGCTGTTTCCGGTGCCCAAGGACGATGCGAAGAGGGTGATGACTTTCAAGAACGAAAACGATTTTATTTCTTTCAGGCACCATGTATTTGCCAATACTGGTCACAAGGATGTTCAGCTTGCAGAGGTTGGTCCTCGGTTTGAAGCTAAGC CGTTTGAAATTCGTCAGGGCACTGTCGATCAAACCGAGGCAGATGTTGAGTGGCTCCTTCGACCTTACTTGCGTACAGCGAAGAAACGCAACCAATTCTAA
- a CDS encoding phosphoacetylglucosamine mutase, putative, which translates to MSDPQQAAHNHALLMEAITKAARKYPKPEDVNYTYGTAGFRTLATKLPSVVLRVALLAVLRSKRLEGATVGVMVTASHNPEPDNGVKLVDPSGEMLDATWEAHATALANCPSTESLLSTFTTLVTHLRVDLSQPASVVYARDTRPSGPELIAALEEGLKAFGEGVNISDIGVTTTPILHYVVKATNVKDGAYGKPSIEGYMEKMSSAFKTLIGNKTLSPLYVDCANGVGAQALVQLEKHIGDIFTVNPINTDTTTPGALNHQCGADFVKTRQALPPSVQKAGFLSKPGTRACSFDGDADRIVYYYVDEHKGTFRLLDGDKIAVMVAMFLGDLVKKAKLGEDNELTVGVVQTAYANGSSTKYLTSRNIPVACVSTGVKHLHHAAQRFDIGVYFEANGHGTVLFSPSTITTLQSFQPSSPDTANAVKHLLALYDLINQAVGDALSDMLLVETVLAHRGWGAIEWDAGYEDLPNRLVKVEVPDRTIFVATDAERRLESPPGLQAKIEAAMGKYEMGRSFVRPSGTEDCVRVYAEAALSPETDALASTVTDLVRQASGMV; encoded by the exons ATGTCCGACCCTCAGCAAGCTGCTCACAACCATGCCCTGCTCATGGAGGCAATCACAAAGGCCGCACGCAAGTACCCCAAGCCGGAGGATGTCAACTATACATACGGAACCGCTGGGTTTAGAACTCT CGCTACCAAGCTTCCTTCAGTCGTGTTGCGAGttgcccttcttgctgTTCTCAGGTCAAAACGGCTCGAAGGGGCTACTGTCGGTGTCATGGTCACCGCATCCCACAATCCTGAACCT GACAACGGTGTCAAGCTTGTGGACCCATCCGGTGAAATGCTCGACGCCACTTGGGAAGCTCACGCTACAGCACTTGCCAACTGTCCCTCTACCGAATCTCTACTTTCTACCTTTACCACTCTGGTTACCCACTTGCGTGTAGACCTTTCCCAACCGGCATCTGTCGTCTACGCCAGGGACACTCGTCCGTCAGGACCGGAGCTTATCGCTGCTTTAGAGGAGGGTTTGAAGGCGTTTGGAGAGGGAGTCAATATTTCGGACATAGGGGTAACCACTACTCCCATTTTACATTATGTTGTGAAGGCGACAAATGTTAAAGATGGAGCATATGGCAAGCCTTCTATCGAAGGATAcatggagaagatgtcTAGTGCTTTCAAGACGCTCATC GGCAATAAGAcgctctctcctctttaCGTTGACTGTGCCAACGGCGTCGGCGCCCAAGCACTCGTTCAGTTGGAAAAGCACATTGGCGATATATTCACCGTTAACCCCATCAACACCGATACCACCACTCCCGGCGCTCTCAACCACCAGTGCGGTGCCGACTTTGTCAAGACCCGccaagctcttcctccttctgttCAAAAGGCCGGATTTTTGAGCAAACCTGGCACTCGGGCTTGCTCTTTCGATGGTGACGCCGATAGAATCGTCTATTATTACGTTGATGAGCACAAAGGGACCTTCAGGTTGTTGGATGGTGACAAGATTGCCGTGATGGTGGCAATGTTTTTGGGGGATTTGGTCAAGAAAGCCAAGTTGGGTGAAGATAATGAGCTTACTGTTGGTGTTGTTCAAACGGCTTATGCCAACGGAAGCTCTACAAAGTACCTTACTAGC CGAAACATCCCTGTCGCATGTGTCTCCACCGGTGTCAAGCACCTCCACCATGCCGCTCAACGTTTTGACATTGGTGTCTACTTTGAAGCCAACGGCCACGGCActgttcttttctctccttcgaCCATCACCACACTTCAATCTTTCCAGCCCTCCTCCCCCGATACTGCCAATGCAGTTAAGCACCTTTTGGCTTTGTATGATCTTATCAACCAAGCTGTTGGTGACGCCCTTTCAGATATGTTGCTTGTGGAGACTGTTCTTGCGCACCGAGGATGGGGAGCCATTGAATGGGATGCTGGGTATGAAGATTTGCCCAATAGACTCGTCAAGGTGGAAGTCCCTGACCGAACTATTTTTGTCGCGACGGATGCCGAGCGGAGATTGGAGAGTCCTCCAGGTTTGCAGGCAAAGATTGAGGCTGCAATGGGCAAGTATGAGATGGGTAGGTCATTTGTGAGGCCTAGTGGTACTGAGGACTGTGTGAGAGTGTATGCCGAGGCAGCGTTAAGTCCCGAGACTGATG CTTTGGCTTCTACCGTCACTGACCTCGTTCGACAGGCTAGTGGGATGGTCTAG
- a CDS encoding long-chain-fatty-acid--CoA ligase, putative, translated as MEKQLSIAECDRILTGPGSPMETEEKVIFGRRLTVWKHLPSTFRDFLIFNLQKYSQREFISSPLPLREPFKSSETLTDKVDPREHLTFGDVLDRSLKLAAWMRSRGIKMGDRVVIGGKNCTGWIVSFIAVHLIGAVTVCLNCWVPREQMVYSIKMVEPSLALLDEERAEILGPFTHVKENGLPPMFCWAESGHLPSVVEIYSTPNNQRTKEVLDGVGLDGLGPESDAVIFYSSGTSGFPKAVLSTQRMALSNAISGMVATARAVLRAGLPLPQPPKPTDPQRVVLLSIPLFHVTGCLSWLLRAITNGSKFVTSRKWDVKEAVRLIVEEGVHTVGGVPAIASQILQSPDLPDNTTLDSIFYGGAPPSKHMANEVRKRWPKAAVIHGYGLTETNAVACAVCGADYLSRPDSTGPPVPICEIRIVNPDTRKALPTGQQGLILIKGAQVMKCYYGNEQATKQAIDEEGWLDTGDAGYLDEEGFLFIKDRLKDLIIRGGENIASVDVENALTSHPHIDEVAAIALPHPILGEVVGAAVTLRESAKARGVKVTEESILGHVRSKLPKHAVPAMVMIWEGSLPKNVNGKTMKKEIKSVAIKEWERRQGANSRGAKAKL; from the exons ATGGAAAAGCAGCTCAGCATAGCAGAGT GTGACCGCATCTTGACAGGTCCTGGCTCTCCGATGGAGaccgaggagaaggtgatcTTTGGTAGACGTCTGACTGTATGGAAGCAT CTGCCCTCAACGTTTCGAGACTTCCTGATCTTCAACCTTCAGAAGTACTCTCAGAGAGAGTTCATATCATCGCCTTTACCTCTAAGGGAACCTTTCAAATCATCCGAAACCCTTACTGACAAAGTCGATCCAAGAGAACACCTGACTTTTGGTGATGTTTTGGACCGTTCACTGAAATTGGCAGCATGGATGCGCAGTCGAGGGATAAAAATGGGGGATAGGGTAGTAATTGGGGGTAAAAACTGTACTGG CTGGATCGTGTCGTTTATCGCTGTCCATCTGATCGGCGCAGTCACTGTGTGCTTGAATTGCTGGGT TCCAAGAGAGCAAATGGTTTACTCAATAAAGATGGTCGAGCCGAGCTTAGCACTTCTGGACGAAGAGCGCGCAGAGATCCTCGGCCCATTCACCCACGTCAAGGAGAATGGCCTTCCTCCT ATGTTCTGCTGGGCAGAATCAGGACATTTACCTTCGGTTGTGGAGATCTACAGCACCCCCAACAATCAACGGACAAAAGAAGTTTTGGATGGCGTGGGTCTCGATGGACTTGGACCCGAAAGCGATGCTGTCATTTTCTATTCCTCTGG GACGAGTGGCTTCCCGAAAGCTGTTCTGAGTACTCAACGGATGGCCTTGTCCAACGCCATCTCTGGCATGGTCG CCACGGCCCGAGCAGTCCTTCGCGCCGGCCTTCCCCTCCCTCAGCCGCCCAAGCCGACTGACCCCCAACGAGTCGTTCTCCTTTCAATCCCCCTTTTCCACGTTACTGGTTGTCTCTCCTGGCTTCTCCGTGCAATCACTAATGGTTCAAAATTTGTCACCTCTCGAAAGTGGGATGTCAAGGAAGCTGTGAGGCTGATTGTTGAGGAAGGGGTTCATACCGTGGGAGG TGTACCGGCTATTGCCAGTCAGATTTTACAGTCGCCTGACCTACCCGATAACACTACCCTCGACAGCATCTTTTACGGAGGAGCGCCTCCTAGCAAACACATGGCCAATGAAGTGAGGAAACGATGGCCCAAAGCAGCTGT CATCCATGGATACGGTTTGACAGAGACAAACGCTGTTGCTTGCGCCGTCTGTGGTGCCGACTATCTTTCACGTCCTGACAGCAC TGGCCCTCCTGTACCCATCTGCGAAATCCGCATTGTAAACCCCGATACTCGAAAAGCATTGCCCACGGGCCAGCAAGGACTTATTCTGATCAAAGGCGCTCAGGTCATGAAATGTTATTACGGGAATGAGC AGGCCACGAAGCAAGCAATTGATGAGGAGGGCTGGTTGGATACAGGTGATGCTGGATATctcgatgaagaagggttcTTGTTCATCAAAGATCGCT TGAAGGATCTCATTATCCGCGGCGGCGAGAAC ATCGCATCAGTGGACGTGGAAAACGCCCTTACCTCTCATCCGCATATTGACGAAGTCGCAGCAATCGCCCTTCCACATCCGATCCTTGGGGAAGTTGTGGGTGCTGCAGTCACGCTTCGTGAATCTGCAAAGGCAAGAGGGGTAAAGGTGACGGAAGAAAGTATCTTGGGACATGTCAGAAGTAAACTGCCGAAACATGCCGTGCCTGCCATGGTAATGATTTGGGAAGGGAGTCTGC CGAAAAACGTGAATGGTAAAAccatgaagaaggaaatcaAAAGTGTAGCCATCAAAGAATGGGAACGAAGGCAGGGTGCGAATAGCAGGGGAGCCAAAGCGAAGCTTTAA
- a CDS encoding endopolyphosphatase, putative, protein MRSPLLASLFALALSIASSEAAISSTEQVPLSGSVPQLDHSELQNVRINKKRPLKGRFLHITDIHPDPHYKTGSTFDSGCHRKPKKDGKSEGKKATENERGNEDLDDKEFDTLIKNEDLAGKWGTAVSDCDCPMSLVNITFDWLKEEWANEVDFVVWTGDNARHDIDRRIPRTPKEIFDSNRMIVDRMLDAFGRDMPIVPSIGNNDIYPHNVLAAGPSRITEEFLLIWKHFIPSEAAHVFERGAYFSVEVIPDRLAVISLNTLFWYDANTLVDGCRDHSNDPGALEMDWLEVQLNNFRQRGMQVWLTGHVPPHMNHYYDNCYLRYGDLALRYQDTIVGHLFGHMNVDHFFFIDVDELEATSELTSTSSNTTLSDLPLLHGPRLPRPGPGKYTAMGRSGARKLEEELRKDFGQMPGPGILKLKDYAVMNVAPSVIPTYYPGIRIFSYNISDEEDSFDQGHSYQGADELLDDEDEGDELEELELPSDNGFFGGLDERENEDIEILKGSGGHRHDVPKGDCSLPSNEDKPHCTFKRKPRHYSKRSPSRTNRALSPLGYTQFYLPSMMKQKKRPKWEVEYTTYKVKTLVPSSPENTTQPLPVPLHLLPRYDPSIFSKPKNKTEEKEVAKKTAKFYKAVKAVTPYRMKDLTIGSWVKLARMLVLEKKRWKKFAELMLVSTETD, encoded by the exons ATGCGCTCTCCACTGCTCGCAAGTCTTTTTGCGTTGGCTCTCTCCATCGCCAGCTCAGAAGCAGCCATATCATCAACCGAGCAGGTGCCCCTGAGTGGATCAGTTCCTCAGCTAGATCATTCTGAGTTACAAAATGTCAGGATAAACAAAAAACGAC CTTTGAAAGGACGGTTCCTGCACATTACAGATATCCATCCTGATCCCCACTACAAGACAGGGTCCACTTTTGACTCTGGGTGCCATAGGAAACCTAAGAAGGACGGGAAGAgtgaaggcaagaaggcAACTGAGAATGAGAGAGGCAATGAGGATCTAGACGACAAAGAGTTCGACACTTTGATAAAAAATGAAGATCTTGCTGGGAAATGGGGAACAGCAGTGTC AGATTGCGATTGTCCCATGTCACTGGTCAACATTACATTCGACTGGTTAAAAGAAGAGTGGGCCAACGAGGTTGACTTTGTGGTATGGACAGGAGACAACGCTAG ACATGACATTGATCGAAGAATACCTAGAACGCCCAAGGAAATTTTCGATTCGAATCGTATGATTGTTGATAGAATGCTGGACGCCTTTGGACGTGATATGCCGATTGTTCCTAGTATTGGCAACAATGACATCTACCCCCACAATGTTCTTGCCGCTGGACCAAGTCGTATTACTGAAGAGTTTTTACT CATCTGGAAACATTTTATCCCGTCTGAGGCCGCCCATGTTTTTGAACGAGGAGCATATTTTTCTGTTGAAGTTATCCCTGATAGATTAGCGGTGATCTCTCTTAACACTTTATTCTGGTACGACGCCAACACCC TCGTTGATGGGTGCAGAGATCATTCAAACGACCCCGGTGCACTCGAGATGGACTGGTTGGAAGTACAGTTAAATAACTTCCGACAGCGGGGGATGCAAGTATGGCTGACCGGACATGTACCACCTCATATGAATCACTACTATGACAACTGCT ACTTGAGGTACGGTGATCTGGCATTGAGATATCAAGACACTATCGTCGGACATCTGTTCGGCCATAT GAACGTTgaccacttcttcttcattgacGTCGACGAGCTCGAAGCCACCTCCGAGCTCACCTCTACCTCATCAAATACTACCCTTTCCGACCTTCCACTCCTTCACGGACCTCGTCTTCCTAGACCAGGCCCTGGTAAATATACCGCAATGGGTCGCTCTGGTGCTCGGAAGTTAGAGGAGGAACTTCGTAAAGATTTTGGCCAGATGCCTGGTCCGGGGATATTGAAGTTGAAGGATTATGCGGTTATGAATGTTGCGCCGAGTGTGATCCCAACTTATTATCCTGGTATCCGAATCTTTTC GTACAATATCtcggatgaggaggattcCTTTGACCAGGGCCACAGTTATCAAGGGGCGGATGAGTtgctggatgatgaagatgagggggATGAACTGGAAGAGCTAGAGCTTCCGTCAGACAACGGCTTCTTTGGCGGTCTAGATGAACGAGAAAACGAGGATATTGAGATTCTGAAAGGAAGTGGTGGCCACCGGCATGACGTGCCGAAAGGCGATTGTTCTCTCCCATCAAACGAAGACAAGCCTCACTGCACATTCAAGCGGAAACCGAGACACTACTCTAAACGATCTCCATCCCGAACTAATCGGGCCCTAAGCCCTTTGGGGTACACACAATTTTATTTGCCAAGCAtgatgaagcagaagaagagaccgAAGTGGGAAGTCGAATATACGACTTACAAGGTAAAGACGCTTGTTCCTTCATCGCCTGAAAACACAACGCAACCACTCCCTGTCCCGCTTCATCTCTTACCTCGCTACGATCCTTCCATTTTTAGCAAGCCGAAGAATAAAacggaagagaaagaggtggCAAAGAAGACGGCCAAGTTTTACAAGGCGGTGAAAGCTGTGACTCCGTATAGAATGAAAGACCTTACGATAGGGAGCTGGGTGAAGCTCGCGAGGATGTTggtgttggagaagaagaggtggaaaaAGTTTGCAGAGCTCAT GCTTGTGTCAACGGAAACAGATTAG
- a CDS encoding NADH-ubiquinone oxidoreductase 12 kda subunit, mitochondrial precursor, putative produces MATTPSMDDYRERIKAREEHVRESWIKAMEARIVRDELQKCYRGEGVNQLQNCKVLAEKYAAMIRDNKVKGYKQVDPDM; encoded by the exons ATGGCCACAACACCATCTATGGACGATTACCGGG AGCGTATCAAGGCTCGCGAAGAACACGTTAGGGAATCATGGATCAAGGCTATGGAGGCTCGTATTGTCCGAGACGAGCTCCAAAAGTGCTACCGAGGAGAGGGTGTTAATCAGTTGCAAAACTGCAAGGTGTTGGCGGAGAAGTACGCAGCGATGATCAGGGATAACAAG GTGAAGGGCTACAAGCAGGTTGATCCTGATATGTAG
- a CDS encoding cation-transporting ATPase, putative, with translation MRLPRLFSVVLACIAGLSVVRGQEVKTFKYESDITRLRSLVIHSLYSHKDVFLRELLSNANDALEKLRLTALTDRSVMSAGEGNITIEVVLDEGSAGKTGQIIIKDTGIGMTEHELEKNLGTIARSGTSEFLKRADAGGVDGNLIGQFGLGFYSCFLVSSTVRVSSLPPATKENPNPVQHTFVSSSSGDSFEIFPDPRGNTLGRGTEIVLTIEEEEKEWLSVTKLKGLIEKHSAFSTTFPIYIKEKKTSQVPIESEDEFDDEDAIVDENEQKFETVTEEQWVRVNDKPPIWMREPKEVEETEYRDFFTALAKDPQAETLGWSHFKGDTGDGVSFRAIMYIPSQLPKDFWQKITSGINNVRLMVKRVFITDDLGEEFMPRWLSFLKVVVDADDLPLNVSRETLQNTRFLSQLQRILVRKAIDLFTRIATEQPKKYEEISQLYGNALRLGVLESKKDHVKLAKLLRFESTRTNYTSLEEYVENRKEGQTQIYYMAGVGEKIDDLKRSPFVEKLIARGYEVLLLNLPSDEPMMGALGNFMGMRTQDVSKKGLKYGDENEHEAEKKELEAQKIAFKPLVDWLKKDLKGQISDVVLTNRLVTSPCTVVVDHMGWSANMQRIMAAQAEAHDDPMFQVMKNLPKVLEINPKSPLIEGLLEKVLELPTTDEEDEDALKKSDEEEELTETVRVLLDTTLVRSGFSVADPTSYFERVEALLRKSLGVSLSAQPQVDVRPAPPTAMGPLDEDGVPSDDFDYDNGMAQEAMGGADEWLDWADMKKQMGHDEL, from the exons ATGAGGCTGCCTAGGCTGTTCTCTGTCGTGCTTGCCTGCATCGCGGGTCTTTCCGTGGTTCGCGGGCAGGAAGTCAAGACATTCAAGTACGAG TCTGATATTACTCGTCTGAGATCTCTAGTTATCCATTCTCTCTACTCCCACAAAGATGTCTTCCTTCGGGAACTTCTTTCAAACGCCAACGATGCCCTCGAGAAACTTCGACTTACTGCACTCACCGATCGATCTGTCATGTCTGCGGGTGAAGGAAACATCACTATTGAAGTAGTATTGGACGAAGGAAGTGCCGGCAAGACTGGACAAATTATCATCAAAGATACCGGTATCGGTATGACTGAACATGAACTGGAGAAGAACTTGGGAACAATTGCAAGAAGTGGAACGAGCGAGTTTTTGAAGCGAGCTGATGCTGGGGGTGTAGATGGGAATTTGATCGGACAGTTCG GTCTTGGTTTCTACAGCTGTTTCCTTGTCTCTTCCACAGTCCGcgtctcttctcttcctcctgcgACCAAAGAGAACCCCAATCCCGTCCAACACACTTTtgtctcatcttcctccggGGATTCATTTGAGATTTTCCCAGACCCTCGTGGAAACACTTTGGGTCGGGGCACCGAGATTGTGCTCACaattgaggaggaagagaaggagtggTTGTCTGTTACCAAGCTCAAAGGTTTGAT TGAGAAGCACTCTGCCTTTTCCACTACTTTCCCCATTTAtatcaaggaaaagaaaacatCCCAGGTTCCTATCGAATCTGAAGATGAATttgacgacgaagatgCGATCGTTGACGAGAACGAGCAAAAGTTCGAGACTGTTACAGAAGAGCAATGGGTCCGCGTCAATGATAAGCCTCCTATTTGGATGAG GGAGCCCAAGGAAGTTGAGGAGACCGAATACCGGGACTTCTTCACGGCTCTCGCCAAAGACCCTCAAGCTGAGACTTTGGGTTGGTCTCATTTCAAGGGTGATACTGGCGATGGTGTCTCATTCCGCGCCATAATGTACATCCCATCCCAGCTTCCCAAGGACTTTTGGCAGAAGATTACTAGTGGCATCAATAACGTTAGGTTGATGGTAAAGAGGGTCTTCATTACAGATGACTTGGGTGAAGAATTCATGCCAAGATGGCTGAGCTTCTTGAAGGTGGTCGTGGATG CTGATGATCTTCC CCTCAATGTATCCCGAGAAACCCTTCAGAACACTCGTTTCCTCTCGCAACTTCAGCGAATCCTCGTCCGAAAGGCTATCGACCTCTTCACCCGCATCGCCACCGAACAGCCCAAGAAGTACGAAGAAATCTCTCAGCTTTATGGAAACGCCTTGCGCTTGGGAGTACTGGAGAGTAAAAAGGACCATGTCAAGCTTGCCAAACTCTTGAGATTTGAGAGCACCAGGACCAACTACACGAGCTTGGAGGAGTATGTGGAGAATAGGAAAGAGGGCCAGACTCAG ATCTACTATATGGCGGGTGTCGGggagaagattgatgaTTTGAAGCGATCGCCATTCGTCGAGAAGCTCATTGCTCGAGGGTACGAGGTCCTGCTCTTGAACCTCCCTTCCGATGAGCCTATGATGGGTGCTTTGGGCAACTTCAT GGGAATGAGGACTCAAGATGTTTCAAAGAAAGGCCTGAAGTATggtgatgagaatgaacacgaggccgagaagaaggaattggAGGCCCAAAAAATTGCTTTTAAACCCCTTGTCGAttggttgaagaaggatctGAAAGGTCAGATCAGTGACG TTGTCCTCACCAACCGGCTAGTCACCTCACCCTGTACCGTCGTCGTCGACCATATGGGCTGGTCTGCCAACATGCAGCGAATTATGGCGGCTCAGGCTGAGGCTCATGACGACCCTATGTTCCAAGTTATGAAGAACTTACCCAAGGTGCTCGAGATCAACCCGAAATCACCTCTCATTGAAGGCCTCTTGGAAAAGGTTTTAGAGTTGCCTACGAcagatgaggaggacgaggatgcgttgaagaagagcgacgaagaagaggaattgACTGAAACTGTCAGGGTGTTGTTGGACACCACCCTGGTCAGGAGTGGCTTCAGTGTTGCTGACCCCACTAG CTACTTTGAGCGCGTAGAAGCCCTCCTCCGGAAGAGCCTTGGTGTATCCCTTTCTGCACAGCCTCAAGTTGATGTCCGACCTGCCCCTCCAACTGCCATGGGCCCTCTTGACGAAGATGGCGTTCCTTCTGACGACTTTGATTACGACAATGGGATGGCCCAAGAAGCCATGGGTGGAGCTGATGAATGGTTAGACTGGGCTGATATGAAGAAGCAAATGGGGCATGACGAGCTCTAA